One window of Syngnathus acus chromosome 16, fSynAcu1.2, whole genome shotgun sequence genomic DNA carries:
- the tpbgb gene encoding trophoblast glycoprotein b isoform X1, with protein sequence MVKDKMRLLSTSCWCQSEGIRMNAFTSSLMQLLLLLAVILSCQGCPEKCACSGQTVKCQNQDLNAIPHLIPANSKFLVITGNNISSIKNDSFPSRLDLLTDLDLSDNEMEAVEEMVFHNLPNMECLDLSNNKIQTFSEKAFPDDDKLQVLNLSGSFYNHSSVSGLLNVLENDKLLQLTVLDLSDNDLVLLPDDSFTSLSNLVNLSLQNTSIISVPKGILKVPRLQDLDLSHNSLRNIPYTTLMEFNLKPDLHIRLDGNPWRCDCSIEDLLVWLKNSTQVTDMKDLTCAEPERLRRRPLLQVEQTQLKCSGNMEGVLETSYVFLGLVLALIGVIFLLVLYLNRRGIKRWMYNIRDACRDHMEGYHYRYEINSDPRLANLSINSDV encoded by the coding sequence ATGGTAAAAGACAAGATGCGCCTGTTGAGCACATCGTGCTGGTGTCAAAGCGAAGGAATCCGAATGAATGCATTCACGTCCAGTTTGATGCAGCTACTTCTTCTCCTAGCTGTCATACTTTCCTGTCAAGGCTGTCCGGAAAAATGCGCATGTTCCGGGCAAACAGTAAAATGCCAAAACCAGGACTTGAACGCAATTCCACATTTAATACCGGCCAATTCCAAGTTCCTTGTGATCACGGGAAACAACATTTCAAGCATAAAAAATGACTCTTTTCCCAGCCGCCTGGATTTATTAACAGATCTTGATCTCAGTGACAATGAGATGGAGGCTGTGGAGGAAATGGTGTTTCATAACTTGCCAAACATGGAGTGTCTAGACCTGAGCAACAATAAAATCCAAACTTTCAGCGAAAAGGCTTTTCCAGATGACGACAAATTGCAGGTGTTGAACCTCAGCGGGTCTTTTTACAATCATTCCTCTGTGAGCGGGCTCCTGAATGTCCTAGAGAATGACAAACTCCTCCAGCTGACAGTCTTGGACCTGTCCGACAATGACCTTGTGCTTCTGCCAGATGATTCATTCACGAGTTTATCCAACCTGGTCAACCTCAGCTTGCAGAACACCTCCATCATCTCCGTCCCTAAGGGGATACTAAAGGTGCCACGACTCCAAGACCTTGACCTGAGCCACAACAGTCTCAGGAATATTCCTTACACCACCCTGATGGAGTTCAACCTGAAGCCAGACCTTCATATTCGCCTGGACGGGAATCCCTGGCGTTGTGACTGTTCTATTGAGGATTTGTTGGTGTGGCTGAAGAACTCCACTCAGGTCACGGACATGAAGGACCTGACCTGTGCAGAGCCTGAGCGTCTGAGGCGCCGGCCACTATTACAGGTGGAGCAGACCCAGCTGAAGTGTTCGGGCAACATGGAAGGTGTGCTCGAGACTTCGTATGTTTTTCTTGGTTTGGTGCTGGCACTGATTGGCGTCATATTTCTGTTGGTGCTCTACCTGAACCGCAGAGGCATCAAGCGCTGGATGTACAACATCCGGGATGCTTGTAGGGACCACATGGAGGGATATCATTACAGGTATGAAATCAACTCGGACCCACGTTTGGCCAATCTGAGCATCAATTCAGATGTGTAA
- the tpbgb gene encoding trophoblast glycoprotein b isoform X2 encodes MVKDKMRLLSTSCWCQSEGIRMNAFTSSLMQLLLLLAVILSCQGCPEKCACSGQTVKCQNQDLNAIPHLIPANSKFLVITGNNISSIKNDSFPSRLDLLTDLDLSDNEMEAVEEMVFHNLPNMECLDLSNNKIQTFSEKAFPDDDKLQVLNLSGSFYNHSSVSGLLNVLENDKLLQLTVLDLSDNDLVLLPDDSFTSLSNLVNLSLQNTSIISVPKGILKVPRLQDLDLSHNSLRNIPYTTLMEFNLKPDLHIRLDGNPWRCDCSIEDLLVWLKNSTQVTDMKDLTCAEPERLRRRPLLQVEQTQLKCSGNMEEASSAGCTTSGMLVGTTWRDIITGMKSTRTHVWPI; translated from the exons ATGGTAAAAGACAAGATGCGCCTGTTGAGCACATCGTGCTGGTGTCAAAGCGAAGGAATCCGAATGAATGCATTCACGTCCAGTTTGATGCAGCTACTTCTTCTCCTAGCTGTCATACTTTCCTGTCAAGGCTGTCCGGAAAAATGCGCATGTTCCGGGCAAACAGTAAAATGCCAAAACCAGGACTTGAACGCAATTCCACATTTAATACCGGCCAATTCCAAGTTCCTTGTGATCACGGGAAACAACATTTCAAGCATAAAAAATGACTCTTTTCCCAGCCGCCTGGATTTATTAACAGATCTTGATCTCAGTGACAATGAGATGGAGGCTGTGGAGGAAATGGTGTTTCATAACTTGCCAAACATGGAGTGTCTAGACCTGAGCAACAATAAAATCCAAACTTTCAGCGAAAAGGCTTTTCCAGATGACGACAAATTGCAGGTGTTGAACCTCAGCGGGTCTTTTTACAATCATTCCTCTGTGAGCGGGCTCCTGAATGTCCTAGAGAATGACAAACTCCTCCAGCTGACAGTCTTGGACCTGTCCGACAATGACCTTGTGCTTCTGCCAGATGATTCATTCACGAGTTTATCCAACCTGGTCAACCTCAGCTTGCAGAACACCTCCATCATCTCCGTCCCTAAGGGGATACTAAAGGTGCCACGACTCCAAGACCTTGACCTGAGCCACAACAGTCTCAGGAATATTCCTTACACCACCCTGATGGAGTTCAACCTGAAGCCAGACCTTCATATTCGCCTGGACGGGAATCCCTGGCGTTGTGACTGTTCTATTGAGGATTTGTTGGTGTGGCTGAAGAACTCCACTCAGGTCACGGACATGAAGGACCTGACCTGTGCAGAGCCTGAGCGTCTGAGGCGCCGGCCACTATTACAGGTGGAGCAGACCCAGCTGAAGTGTTCGGGCAACATGGAAG AGGCATCAAGCGCTGGATGTACAACATCCGGGATGCTTGTAGGGACCACATGGAGGGATATCATTACAGGTATGAAATCAACTCGGACCCACGTTTGGCCAATCTGA